TTCCACTGCTGTTTGTTTCGCTATTGATCTATGGCGCAGGAACTGCGACCAATTTACAGGCACGATATGCTGGGACTGACTTGGCTCAGTCAACACAACGGGCAAGAGCTATCAGTATTGCTATGGTATCTACTACCTTTGGTGCAGTAGCGGGACCCAATCTTGTTGGAGTAATGGGACGATTCGCTACATCTATAGATGTCCCTGTGTTGGCGGGTCCGTTCATTCTAGCGGCAGCAGCCTACATCCTTGCTGGTCTGGTGCTATTGATCTTCCTCCGTCCGGACCCATTCGTCGTGGCCAAAGCCATTGCTGAAGCACAGAAAGCAGAGGGCGTTACGTCAGATACGAACATCAAAATTCAGGCAGCTGATAACCGGGGTATTATTGTCGGAGCGACGGTTATGATCTTAACCCAAATCGTTATGGTTGCGATCATGACGATGACGCCAGTCCATATGAAGCATCACGGACACGGTATGAGTGATGTTGGACTGGTCATTGGAATTCATGTTGCGGCTATGTTTCTTCCATCGCTAGTGACAGGATTTCTAGTTGATAGATTTGGACGCACGGTTATGTCCTATGCTTCAGGTGTAACTTTGCTTGCAGCAGGTATTCTTGCCGCATTGGTACCGGCCGATTCGATGTTCTTACTCATTATCGCTCTTGCGCTGCTCGGGCTGGGCTGGAATTTTGGTTTGATTAGTGGGACCGCACAGATTATTGATGCAACACCT
This portion of the Cohnella abietis genome encodes:
- a CDS encoding MFS transporter, which produces MPDSLAKIKHRDDSIQSYIDSPQKQRQLYQKTLFIVVMSQIFGGAGLAAGITVGALLAQEMLGTDSYAGVPTALFTLGSAAAALLVGRLSQRFGRRAGLSAGFLAGGIGAIGVVFAAIADNLPLLFVSLLIYGAGTATNLQARYAGTDLAQSTQRARAISIAMVSTTFGAVAGPNLVGVMGRFATSIDVPVLAGPFILAAAAYILAGLVLLIFLRPDPFVVAKAIAEAQKAEGVTSDTNIKIQAADNRGIIVGATVMILTQIVMVAIMTMTPVHMKHHGHGMSDVGLVIGIHVAAMFLPSLVTGFLVDRFGRTVMSYASGVTLLAAGILAALVPADSMFLLIIALALLGLGWNFGLISGTAQIIDATPPAIRAKTQGTMDVLVALAGASGGALSGMVVANSSFTILSIGGSILSLLLIPVVIWSRKAQK